The following proteins are co-located in the Apium graveolens cultivar Ventura chromosome 5, ASM990537v1, whole genome shotgun sequence genome:
- the LOC141660859 gene encoding uncharacterized protein LOC141660859 translates to MPPVVHVVTFKQFQSVKPPEFEGKADPTRDRAWLKEMKKAFALVKVEEDQKTDYAKPDGNQFLGTEQGNTSVTEYETKFTELVRFVPEQVDTDEKRAKRFQQGLQPWIRSIVAVFELMTYTTVVQKAMIIEGGSEMSQKEKGHGYFQNRSNRKLGFQAQTNMNFKRTWTKQSENRLCSKANVTCFKCKQKGHYSNECPTSKIDVTCFQCGKKGHVARDCRGPAMAASVPRILALPPPPQQGLDWLAGNNVQIDCANKKVKLRTAKNATTEEEHVEHLRITLDILRKEQLYAKFSKCEFWLREVQFPGHIISIEGIKVDLAKIEVVLNWERPKTPTKVRSFLGLAGYYRRIVRDFAKTATPLTKLTRKNEKFIWNKKCEENFQELKNRLVTAHVLVLLDEQRDFVIYSDASYRGLGCVPMQYGNVYGCYSGRAARE, encoded by the exons ATGCCACCAGTGGTACATGTTGTTACTTTTAaacagtttcagtcagttaagccTCCAGAGTTTGAAGGCAAAGCGGATCCTACTAGGGATAGGGCCTGGTTGAAAGAAATGAAGAAAGCGTTCGCGTTAGTAAAAGTTGAAGAGGATCaaaagactgattatgcta aaccagatggaaatcAATTTCTTGGAACTGAACAAGGGAACACGTCAGTGACTGAATATGAAACCAAGTTTACAGAACTGGttaggtttgttccagaacaggtggATACTGATGAGAAAcgggctaagagattccagcagggattgcagccatggattcgtagcatAGTAGCAGTATTTGAACTAATGACATATACGACTGTAGTTCAGAAAGCCATGATTATTGAAGGGGGAAGTGAGAtgtcccaaaaggaaaagggacaTGGATATTTTCAGAATCGTTCCAATAGGAAGCTGGGATTTCAGGCCCAGACgaatatgaattttaaaagaaCTTGGACAAAGCAATCAGAGAatag GCTCTGCAGCAAAGCAAACGTGACATGCTTCAAGTGTAAACAGAAAGGACATTACTCCAATGAATGCCCAACAAGCAAAATAGATGttacttgtttccagtgtgggaAGAAAGGGCATGTTGCCAGAGATTGTAGAGGACCAGCGATGGCGGCCAGTGTTCCGAGaatattggcattacctccaccaccacagCAGG GATTGGATTGGTTAGCTGGTAATAATGTTCAGATCGATTGTGCGAATAAAAAAGTGAAATTGCGAACTGCgaaaaatgcaacg accGAAGAAGAACACGTCGAGCATTTGAGAATTACTTTGGATATTTTAAGAAAAGAACAGCTTTATGcaaagttctcgaaatgcgaattctggttaagagaagtacaatttccaGGCCATATTATCAGCATTGAAGGAATTAAAGTTGATCTAGCAAAGATTGAAGTTGTATTGAATTGGGAGAGACCCAAGACACCGACGAAAGTTAGAAGTTTCTTGGGACTGGCAGGTtattatagaagaattgttaggGATTTTGCGAAGACAGCCACGCCGCTAACCAAGTTGactcgaaagaatgaaaagttcatatggaataaaaaatgtgaagaAAATTTTCAGGAGTTGAAAAATCGACTAGTAACCGCACATGTACTAGTGCTACTAGATGAGCAAAGAGATTTTGTTATCTATAGCGATGCGTCCTAccgaggacttggatgtgtacCGATGCAGTACGGTAATGTATACGGCTGTTATTCGGGCCGAGCTGCTCGCGAATAG